The Odocoileus virginianus isolate 20LAN1187 ecotype Illinois chromosome 2, Ovbor_1.2, whole genome shotgun sequence genomic interval GCCTCAGTCTCTTTGGGCAGCAGCCAATGTGTTCTAGCGGGAGACCCACGCAGAGCTGAATGTTCAAAAACGATAAAGGGGTCTTTGGTATAAGAAAGATGGTTCCCCTTGGGAGAGTTGGTGACTGGGAAGGGCCATGACGTGACTTCTGGAACATTCTGCATCTTGCTGTAGGTGGTAGCTTCACCTTTGGAATGTTCATGAAGTTGTTTCCCTCAGAACTTGTGCACTTCCTGATGCAGTTTCAGAAtcaaaacttttcttaaaaaagggAAGGCATCAAGATTTCTAATTCCTTTCTTTCAAGAGATTGCTAACTGTTTATGAGTTTGCCCACCTTCTCACCGTGCTATGACCTTGAACCCTGTGTTTCAAGGACAGTTTCCAGGAATGGCCTTTGTCTAGACAATGAACACCTGTGGTCCTTCCTTGTGCATAAGTATGAAGGTCACTCCAGGGCCTCTGCCCAGAATAGAGGGGATGTGCTTTGCCTTTCCTGCTAGAGAAGCATCTGGCAGCTGTAAAACAGCAGCTTCTCTCACCAAAGCAAACAACAGACAAGGTTTGCCTCAtatcctgcacacacacacacaccatttttgGAATATCCAAGAACTGCAGACCCATAGAGAACatttagaaaagttagaaaagaatacagaacaacaacaacaaaatcatccATAATCCTATTACCCGACAAAGGAAGTTACCATTTTGACatgttttcttccagtcttttttacatgtatattttaggaatacatttttaattgctttattgaGGTTTACTTTATGTACATCAAAATTTGCctgttttaagtgtacaattcaataaaatgaattttaagacTGTAAAGTTCAATTGACTCTCAGTCAATTTACATTTGTATAAATTTGTGTAAATGATAGGCAACGGTCAATCACCACAGTTGACTTTGAAAGCATCCAGCACTCTCCTAGGGTCCCTGGAGAAAGTGTGGCGTTCCCactccagccccaggcaaccactgatctgctcaTTGGCTCTATAAATTTGTCCTTCTGGACATTTAATATAAACGGAACAATACAGTATGAAGTCTCTGTATCTAGCTTATCTTACCataatcttttttatatttatttatttatatacttggCTATGCTAAGTCTTCACTGCCCTGCCggcatttctctagttgtgacaagcaggggccactctctagttacggtgcgtgggcttctcgttgcagtggcctctcttgctgtggagcatgggctctatggcactcgggcttcagtagttgtgacttctgggatctagagcacagactccgtagttgtggtgcacaggtttagttgccccaaggcatgtggggtcttccggATCAGGgtttgaatccatgtctcctgcattgacaggtgtattctttaccactgagccaggaaaGCCTTTACCATAATACTCTGAGGTTCATCTATGTTATTttaatagtttgttccttttttgttGAATATTATTCCAATGTACaaatagaccacattttgtttacccattgaTCAGCTGATGATCATTTGAATTTCCTccatttttggctattatgaataaagattCTGTGAAAATTTATGTACAATTTTTTGTATGGTCATATTTTTTTCATCCTGGTTGGGTAGGTTCCCAAAGGGGAATTACTAGGTTATACAGTAAAATTATGTTAACTTTTTAGGAAActgaaaaactgtatttttttgaagtttgaatATACGGAGTGAGACAAAatgtttgctcatttttttttcctgtaagatgGCTCTAGTAGCACATAGTTGTCTAGCTTCATTTAAAGCAATTTTGTTAGACTGTGCTGTGACAGATGTTATATcagaatgcattttttaaaaattagcaaaagtGGTGAGTTTTTGTGTAGTCATTTTAATACTGAAGATGAAAGGATAAAAGCAAAATTTGGGGCATTATTATGGTttgttatttcaagaaaggtaaaagtacaactgaaatgcaaagcaaaaattTGTGCCATGTAGGGAGAAGGTACTGTGGCTGACCAAACGTGTCAAAAGTGGCTCATGAAATTTCGTGCTGGAGATTTCTCATAGATGATGCTCCATGGTCAGATAGAGCAGTTGAAGTTGAAACCAATCAAATCAAGACACTAACTGAGAACCATCAGCGGTATTCCATGTGGGAGATAGttgacatactcaaaatatccaaatcaagtgttgaaaatcatttgcacctGCTTGATTATgttaatcactttgatgtttggaTTCCACATAAGTTAAGCAAAACATCCTTCTTGACCTCATTTCCACATGTGATTCTCTACTGAAGCGTAAtgaaaacattccatttttattttatttttttttccatttatttttattagttggaggctaattactttacaacattgcagtggtttttgtcatacattgaaatgaattagccatggatttacatgtattccccatcccggtcccccctcccacctccctctccaccccatccctctgggtcttcccagtgcaccaggccgagcacttgtctcatgcatccaacctgggctggtgatctgtttcaccctaggtatacatgtttcgatgctgttctcttgaaacatcccaccctcgccttctcccacagagtccacaagtctgttctatacatctgagtctctttttctttttttgcatatagggttattgtcaccatctttctaaattccatatatatgtgttagtatactgtaatggtcttcatctttctggcttacttcgctctgtataatgggctccagtttcatccatctcattagaactgattcaaatgaattctttttaatggctgagtaatattccatggtgtatatgtaccacagcttcctcatcccttcgtctgctgatgggcatgtaggttgcttccatgtcctggctattataaacagtgctacaatgaacaatggggtgcacgtgtctctttcagatctggtttcctcggtgtgtatgcctagaagtggtattgctgggtcatatggcagttctatttccagctttttaaggaatctccacactgttttccatagtggctgtactaatttgcattcccaccaacagtgtaagagggttcccttttctccacaccctctccagcatttattgcttgtagacttttggatagcagccatcctgactggtgtgtaatggtacctcattgtggttttgatttgcatttctctgataatgagtgatgttgagcatcttttcatgtgtttgttagccatccgtacgtcttccttggagaaatgtctgtttagttctttggcccattttttgattgggtcatttatttttctggaattgagctgcaggagttgcttgtatatttttgagattaatccttggtctgttgcttcgtttgctattattttctcccaatctgagggctgtcttttcaccttgcttatagtttcctttgttgtgcaaaagcttttaagtttcattaggtcccatttgtttatttttgcttttgtttctaaaattctgggatgtgggtcatagaggatcctgctgtgatttatgtcggagagtgttttgcctatgttctcccctaggagttttatagtttctggtcttacatttagatctttaatccattttgagtttatttttgtgtacggtgttagaaagtttctagtttcattcttttacaggtggttgaccagttttcccagcaccacttgctaaagaggttgtcttttttccattgtatatccttgcctcctttgtcgaagataaggtgaccataggttcgtggatttatctctgggctttctattctgtcccattgatctatatttctgtctttgtgccagtaccatactgtcttgatgactgtggctttgtagtatagtctgaagtcaggcaggttgattcctccagttccattcttctttctcaaggttactttggctattcgaggttttttgtatttccatacaaattgtgaaattatttgttctagttctgtgaaaaataccattggtagtttgatagggattgcattgaatctatagattgctttgggtagtatagccattttgacaatattgattcttccaatccatgaacacggtatatttctccatctgtttgtgtcctctttgatttctttcatcagtgttttatagttttctatgtataggtcttttgtttctttaggtagatatactcctaagtattttattctttttgttgcaatggtgaatggtattgtttccttaatttctctttctgttttctcattgttagtgtataggaatgcaagagatttctgtgtgttaattttatatcctgcaactttactgtattcgttgattagctctagtaattttctggtagagtctttagggttttctatgtagaggatcatgtcatctgcaaacagagagagtttcacttcttcttttcctatctggattccttttacttctttttctgccctgattgctgtggccaacacttccaaaactatgttgaatagtagtggtgagagtgggcacccttgtcttgttcctgatttcaggggaaatgctttcaatttttcaccattgagggtgatgcttgctgtgggtttgtcatatatagcttttattatgttgaggtatgttccttctattcctgctttctggagagttttaatcataaatggatgttgaattttgtcaaaggctttttctgcatctattgagataatcatatggtttttatctttcaatttgttaatgtggtgtattacattgattgatttgcggatattaaagaatccttgcatccctgggataaagcccacttggtcgtggtgtgtgatttttttaatagaaaacattccatttttaaaacaaattttgatgGATGATGAAAAGTGAATACCGTACAATAATGTGGAATAAAAGAGATCATGGGACAAGTGAAGTgaaccatcaccaactccaccaAAGGCCAGTCTTCACCCAAAAAAGATGATACTTggtatatggtgggattggaagggagtcctctattatgacCTCCTTCCGGAAAACCGAATGATTAACTCTACCAAGTACAGCTCCCAATTAGACCAGTGAAGGCTGCACTCGACGAAAAGCATCcggaattagtcaacagaaaatgccTAATCTTTCACCAGGATAATGCAAGACCTCATGCTTCTTgaatgaccaggcaaaaactgttacagcttggctgggaaattctgattcatctgccgtattcaccagacattgcatACTAGGTATTTTGgtttttacaaaattctcttaatggaaaaatttcAATTCCCTAGAAGACTGTAAAAGTCACTTGGAGgttccgccgccgccgccgacgTGCGTGCCGCTCagcggaggggcggggcctgcgctctctcctccttcctccccgccTCCCGTTGCTGGCAGGACCCATCTCCCGCTGCCGCTGGGACCCTGTGTCATCGCGCGCCGCGAGCACGATGCCCACCAAaaagggaggtgatggaattaaaCCACCCCCAACCATTGGAAGATTTGGAACCTCCTTGAAAATTGGTATTGTTGGATTACCAAATGTTGGGAAATCTACCTTCTTCAATGTACTAACCAATAGTCAAGCTTCAGCGGAAAACTTCCCATTCTGCACTATTGATCCAAATGAGAGCAGAGTACCTGTGCTTGATGAAAGATTTGACTTTCTTTGCCAGTACCACAAACCAGCAAGCAAAATTCCTGCTTTTCTAAATGTAGTGGATATTGCTGGCCTTGTGAAAGGAGCTCACAATGGGCAAGGCCTGGGAAATGCCTTTTTATCCCATATTAGTGCCTGTGATGGAATCTTTCATTTAACACGTGCTTTTGAAGATGATGATATCACACATGTTGAAGGAAGTGTAGCTCCTGTTCGAGATATAGAAATAATACATGAAGAGCTTCAgcttaaagatgaggaaatgatTGGGCCCATTATAGATAAACTAGAGAAAGTGGCTGTGAGAGGAGATAAAAAACTAAAACCTGAATATGACATAATGTGCAAAGTCAAATCCTGGGTTATAGATCAAAAGAAACCTGTTCAATTCTATCATGATTGGAATGACAAAGAGATTGAAGTATTGAATAAACACTTATTTCTGACTTCAAAACCAATGGTCTACTTGGTTAATCTTTCTGAAAAAGACtacattagaaagaaaaacaaatggttgataaaaattaaagagtGGGTGGACAAGTATGACCCAGGTGCCTTGGTCATTCCTTTTAGTGGGGCCTTGGAACTCAGGTTGCAAGAATTGAGTGCTGAGGAGAGACAGAAGTATCTGGAAGCGAACATGACACAAAGCGCTTTGCCAGAGATCATTGAGGCTGGGTTTGCAGCACTCCAACTAGAATACTTTTTCACTGCAGGCCCAGATGAAGTGCGTGCATGGACCATCAAGAAAGGGATGAAGGCTCCTCAAGCTGCAGGAAAGATTCACACAGATTTTGAAAAAGGATTCATTATGGCTCAAGTAATGAAATACGAAGATTTTAAAGAGGAAGGTTCTGAAAATGCAGTCAAGGCTGCTGGAAAGTACAGACAACAAGGCAGAAATTATATTGTTGAAGATGGAGATATTATCTTCTTCAAATTTAATACATCTCAGcaactgaagaagaaataaattttaattattgctCAGATAAACGTACAACTTCCAAACggcatatacttttttttaattaaaatttctgaaaactgaaagGGCAGGTAAAGTTGGGGTGATGGGAATCTTCcacaaacaattatttttattcattttaaagttgaaatacTGTGTACCTCCAATGAGCTGCAAGTTCACTAAACGTGAGCAGCTTTGCTTTTCTCGTGATTAAGACCCTACTCCAAATTGTAGAAGCTTTTCAGGAACCATACTACTCTCATGATACTTCATTAATCTCCATCATGTATGCCAAGCCTGACACATTTGACAGTGAGGACAATGTGGCTTGCTCCTTTTGAATCTACAGATAATGCATGTTTTACAGTACTCCAGATGTCTACACTCaataaaacatttgacaaaaccaaaaaaaaaaaagtcacttggaatagttctttgctcaaaaagataaaaattttaggaAGATGAAATTATGGAAGTTGCCTGGAAAATGGCAGAAGGGACTgaaacaaaatggtgaatatgttgttcaataaagttcttggtgaaaatgaaaagacatgtcttttagttttccttaaaatccaaaagaactttttgattGACCCAATACATTCCTACCAGCCATGTTGACATTTAACAttgcaagtttttaaaattagaccCAGTGTGAGGTGTAGCTCATTGTGAAACGGCTTCAGttagcatttctctaatgattaatgaGCCATTTgttaatcttttcaaatgaaatgtCTATTTGAATATTTGAcctctttttaaatgagtcatctGTCTTCTTATTGAgctgtatattctggatacaagtcctttaccTTGATTGATAAATAGTTTTCTCACAGTCTctgatttgtcttttcattttcctaatggtatattttaaagtacaaaagattttaatttttggatGAAGTCCAATGTAtcagggtttgttttttcttttatcacatgtgtttttggtgttgtatctaagaaCTCTTTGCTTAGCCCAAAGTCAGGATGATTTTACCtatatttttttgtaaaaatgcTAAGTTCTTATACATATGTCTAGGGTCTATTTTCAGTTAACTTTTGTAAGGTGTCAGTTAAGGGCCTAAATTCATATTTTGGCACATGGATATATAATTATTCTAGCACATTTGCTGAAATGCCACTCTTTCCtgccatatacatatacatatccttatgccagtactatactgtcttaaTTATTGTAACTTTATAATGAATTTTGAAATCCGGAAgcctgagttttccaactttgttcttcttctttttcaaaattgctttggctagtttgggttctttgtgtttccataaaaattttaggattagcttgtcaatttctgcaaaaaatgcctgatgggatttttaaaaattaatttattttttgaagtgaaagttgctcagtcatgtctgattttttgtggccctatggattgtagactacaaggctcctctgtccatggaattctccagacagaaataatggagtgggtagccattcccttctccaggggatcttcctgacccagggattaaacccggatCTCATCCATGCAGGCGAATTTtttgccatttgagccaccagcgaatcccaattttattttttggctgagctgggtcttcctgtatgtgtgctttctctagttgcagagagcaggagctACTGTTTGCTGTGGTGCGTgtgtttctcattgtggtggctcctcttgtggagcacaggctgtaggcacacAAACTCGGTACTTGTGCTATGTAAGATttgctgctccacagcatgtgggatcttcctggaccagggttcaaacctgtgtcccctgcattagccgtcagattcttaaccactggaccaccagggaagtctgcctgctgggattttgataggtaTTGCGCTGTATCTGTAATTCATTTTGAAGAGATTCAACACTTATCCAATATTGAGCCTTCCAAACCATGAACATGAAATGTGTTCCTATTTATTTGTCTTTAGCGTCTCTCAGGGAAGTTTCATAGTTTTTGGTGTGTAAGGCTTGTACTACCTCTGTTAACTTCATCTGCAAGCATATTTTTTACACCATGGTAAATGGAATTTCTTTGTTCCATTCTTAACGGATTTTTGGAAATTGATCCTCAAACTGTGACCTTGCTgaatttgttcattgtttctagGTGTttgtgggggcggggaggtgtATTCCTTAGGACTTTCTATGCAGGCATACCCCATTTTATTGGACTTCACAGATAATGTATCTTttgcaaattgaaggtttgtggcaaccctgcatccAGCAAGTCTATTGTCACCATTTTCACCAGTAGGCTTTGCTCACTTactacattttggtaattcttccaaaatttcaaatttttgttattattatattatctttgatgttactattgcaaacAGATAACTCACTGAAGGTTTAGATTGTGGTTATTTAGCAAtacttaatgtttttctttaattaaagcataatttttttttagacataatgctattgcacaatTAATAGACTACAGGGTAGTATAAacacaacttttatatgcactgggaaaccagaaaaattgtgtgactcactttattgctatattttctttgctgtggTGGTCTGGCACTGAACTGACAATTTCTCCTAGGTATGCCTACATacacaatcatgtcatctgctaaTAGGAAAATTTTGCTCTTCTCTTTTGAATCtggatgacttttatttctttttcttgcctaattgcacTGGCCAGAACCTTCAGTAGAAggctgaatagaagtggtgatagTGAACATCCTCATCTTGTTTCCAATTTTAAGGAGAAAGCTCTCTTTTTACCACAAAATATGTTGCTAGCTGtgtttattaaagatattttattaggTTGAGGAAATGTCCTTCTATTACTAATCTGGAGAGAATTTTTATCAAGAATGTGTGTTAGAGTTTGTCAAGTGcatgtttttctgtgtctattaaTCATGCGGTTTAGGGTTTTTATTCTATTGATATAGTGTATTACattaattcattttctcacattcCTGGGATAATTCCCAGCTGGTCATGGTgtatacttattttttatatgttgttttAGAGTTGATTTGTTTTACTAgtattttctgagaatttttgcatctattctCATAAAAGATACtgatctgtaattttattttcctgtgatgTTCTTGTCTAATTTTGTTATTCCAGAATTTCTGGCTTTATAGAATGAGACGGAAATCACTCCCTCCTCCTCtagtttctggaagaatttgtgaaggactgtttttatttcttctttaaatgtgaGGTAGATTTCACCAGTGAAGTCATCCAGGCCTGgacttttctttgtgggaagtttTAAAATGACTAACTCAGTTTCTTTACAATATTTAGACTATCTCTTTCTTCTCGAATTCGTTTTGGTCACTTGCATTTCTAGAAATGTATGCTTTTCATCTTAGCTGTCTATTTGTTGATGTAGAGTTTTCCTTGGTACTCCCGATAATCCTTTAACTTTGGTAGAGTCAGCCGTGATGGCCCCTTTCATTCCTGTTTTTGGTAATCTCGGacatctctcttttcttctttggtcaATCTTCTTGCTCAAGTGTTGGtttcattcatttcctcttttgtgtctcctttttctttttcagtgattcCACTTTAATCTTCATTTGATGTGTCTAGTTTTAAATGCAATTTGATGCATAcagctttattttccttaaagttGTTATAAATATTTGCTCATCATTAAGAATTCCCTACATCCAGTTTTTGTAGGTACTTAGCCTCACGTTGCAGTATGCAGCCATCTCGCTACTGTGAAACATGCTTCTCATCATAAATGATGCTTAGATGAACTTCTTTCTGCTGACTCTAGTGATTGCTTTAGGGTAGTTTCTCAATAGCAGGTTTCCTGGGTCAAAGCATTTGAATACAAATTCCTTTCTGGAAAGcaaagtgacagttgctcagtcgtgtctgattctttgtgaccccatggactatacagtccacggaattctccaggccagaatattggagtgggtaaccattcccttctccagggcgtcttcccaacccagggatcgaactcaggtctcctgcattgcaggcagattctttcccagctgagccaccagggaagcccaagaatcctggagtgggtagcctgtccctactcccgcagatcttcctgacccagaaattaaaccagggtctcctgctttgcaggagattctttaccagctgagccaccaggaaagcccaagaatactgggctttcctatcccttctccaggggatcttcccaacgcaggaattgaactagggtctcctgcatggcaggcagattctttcccagctgagctaccagggaagcccaaagggtTTTACCAACTGTTGCTCTCACGGCTGCGTTTGAAAGCATTTATCTGATTGTGCTTCCATTAT includes:
- the LOC110136648 gene encoding obg-like ATPase 1 — protein: MPTKKGGDGIKPPPTIGRFGTSLKIGIVGLPNVGKSTFFNVLTNSQASAENFPFCTIDPNESRVPVLDERFDFLCQYHKPASKIPAFLNVVDIAGLVKGAHNGQGLGNAFLSHISACDGIFHLTRAFEDDDITHVEGSVAPVRDIEIIHEELQLKDEEMIGPIIDKLEKVAVRGDKKLKPEYDIMCKVKSWVIDQKKPVQFYHDWNDKEIEVLNKHLFLTSKPMVYLVNLSEKDYIRKKNKWLIKIKEWVDKYDPGALVIPFSGALELRLQELSAEERQKYLEANMTQSALPEIIEAGFAALQLEYFFTAGPDEVRAWTIKKGMKAPQAAGKIHTDFEKGFIMAQVMKYEDFKEEGSENAVKAAGKYRQQGRNYIVEDGDIIFFKFNTSQQLKKK